In Peromyscus leucopus breed LL Stock chromosome 11, UCI_PerLeu_2.1, whole genome shotgun sequence, a genomic segment contains:
- the LOC114703563 gene encoding A-kinase anchor protein 8, which translates to MEQGYGGYGTWSAGPANTQGTYGSGVASWQGYESYNYYSAQNTSVSAGAPYSYGPASWEAAKASDSGLAAGSPAMHMASFAPEPCPDNSDSLIAKINQRLDMLSKEGGRGGTSSSGEGMQDRDSSFRFQPYEPYDSRPCLPEHNPYRPSYSYDYDFDLGADRNGSFGGTFNDCRDPTPERGSLDGFMRGRGQGQGRFQDRSNSSTFIRSDPFMPPSASSEPLPTTWNELNYMGGRGLGGPSTNRPPPSLFSQSMAPDYSMMGMQGVGGFGSAMPYGCGRSQTRIRDWPRRRGFERFGPDNMGRKRKQFPLYEEPDAKLARADSEGDLSENDDGAGDLRSGDEEFRGEDEFSDSRKQRGEKEDEDEDVKKRREKQRRRDRMRDRAADRIQFACSVCKFRSFEDEEIQKHLQSKFHKETLRFISTKLPDKTVEFLQEYIINRNKKIEKRRQELLEKESPKPKPDPFKGIGQEHFFKKIEAAHCLACDMLIPAQHQLLQRHLHSVDHNHNRRLAAEQFKKTSLHVAKSVLNNKHIVKMLEKYLKGEDPFANETVDLETEGDENVGGEEKEETPEEVAAEVLAEVITAAVRAVEGEGEPAAEHNEVPAEVEGSGDTAETSSDPHTEKLLEEQTCETASENRNTEDKVRSEAAQGRNEAVMAAAEAESTIPVTAIPGILDDEVGQIDADSKDTPTE; encoded by the coding sequence ATGGAGCAAGGCTACGGAGGCTATGGAACGTGGAGTGCTGGACCTGCCAACACTCAGGGTACATATGGAAGCGGTGTGGCCAGCTGGCAAGGTTATGAGAGCTACAACTACTACAGCGCCCAGAACACCAGTGTCTCTGCAGGAGCACCTTATAGTTATGGCCCAGCCTCATGGGAGGCCGCCAAGGCCAGTGACAGTGGCCTGGCAGCTGGGAGCCCTGCCATGCACATGGCCTCTTTTGCCCCAGAGCCATGTCCTGACAATTCTGACTCGCTCATTGCCAAGATCAACCAACGTTTGGACATGTTGTccaaggaaggaggcaggggtgggaccAGCAGCAGTGGGGAGGGCATGCAGGACCGAGACAGCTCCTTCCGCTTCCAGCCGTATGAGCCCTATGACTCCAGGCCCTGTTTGCCTGAGCATAATCCCTATCGCCCTAGCTACAGCTATGATTATGACTTTGACTTGGGGGCTGACCGAAATGGTAGCTTTGGTGGGACATTCAATGACTGTCGGGACCCAACACCAGAACGGGGCTCCCTTGATGGCTTCATGAGGGGccggggccagggccagggccgcTTCCAGGACCGGAGCAACTCCAGCACCTTCATACGTAGTGACCCCTTCAtgccaccctcagcctcctcagagCCCCTACCCACTACTTGGAATGAACTGAACTACATGGGTGGACGTGGTCTAGGTGGGCCCTCCACCAACAGGCCACCTCCgtccctcttctcccagtccatGGCCCCTGACTACAGCATGATGGGCATGCAGGGGGTGGGCGGCTTTGGTAGCGCCATGCCTTATGGATGTGGCCGGTCCCAGACTCGGATACGAGATTGGCCCAGAAGGAGAGGGTTTGAGCGCTTTGGACCAGACAACATGGGCAGGAAGCGGAAGCAGTTTCCATTGTATGAAGAACCTGATGCCAAACTGGCCCGTGCTGACAGTGAAGGAGATTTATCTGAAAACGATGATGGAGCTGGTGACCTACGGTCAGGGGATGAAGAATTCAGGGGGGAGGATGAattctctgactccagaaagcagagaggagaaaaggaggatgaGGACGAGGATGTGAAGAAGAGACGGGAGAAGCAAAGGAGGAGAGACAGGATGCGGGACCGAGCAGCTGACAGGATTCAGTTTGCCTGTTCTGTATGCAAGTTTCGTAGCTTTGAAGATGAAGAAATCCAAAAGCATCTGCAAAGCAAATTTCACAAAGAGACTCTGCGGTTTATAAGTACCAAACTGCCCGACAAGACAGTGGAGTTCCTCCAGGAGTACATCATAAACAGGAATAAGAAAATTGAGAAGCGGCGTCAGGAATTGTTGGAAAAGGAAAGCCCTAAACCTAAACCAGATCCATTCAAAGGGATTGGCCAGGAGCATTTCTTTAAGAAGATTGAAGCCGCACACTGCCTGGCCTGTGACATGCTGATTCCTGCACAGCACCAGCTCCTCCAGCGGCATCTGCACTCTGTGGACCATAACCATAACCGAAGGTTGGCTGCTGAGCAGTTCAAGAAAACAAGTCTCCATGTGGCTAAGAGTGTTTTAAACAACAAACATATAGTGAAGATGCTGGAAAAATACCTCAAGGGTGAGGATCCTTTTGCCAATGAAACAGTTGATCTTGAGACAGAAGGAGATGAAAatgtaggaggagaggagaaggaggagacaccAGAGGAGGTCGCTGCAGAAGTCTTAGCAGAGGTGATTACAGCAGCGGTGAGAGCTGTGGAGGGGGAAGGCGAGCCAGCTGCAGAGCATAATGAAGTTCCAGCTGAAGTAGAAGGCTCTGGGGACACAGCGGAGACCAGTAGTGACCCGCACACGGAAAAGCTGCTGGAAGAGCAGACCTGTGAAACAGCATCTGAAAATAGGAACACCGAAGACAAGGTCCGAAGTGAGGCCGCTCAGGGCAGAAATGAAGCGGTCatggcagcagcagaagcagagagcacCATACCTGTTACAGCTATCCCAGGAATCCTGGACGATGAAGTGGGACAAATTGATGCAGACTCTAAAGATACTCCCACAGAATGA